CGTCTTCGAGGCGCCGGGGGTGCGGCTCTCCCTGGGCGAGCGTAAGGACTTGGACGCGCATCTCGAGCAGTCGGTGCACCTGGGTATTCGGCCCGAAGCCCTCGCGCCGGTTTCTGGAGAAGGGGAGGCCGAGGTGGAAGCCCGCTTGGAGCTCGTGGAGTCCCTGGGTTCGGAGGCGGTGCTCCACCTGACGGTCGGCTCCCGCCCCCTCATCGCCAAGGCGCCGCCCAGTTGGAGCGCGGAGCCGGGAAGCCGCGTGCGCCTGTCGGTTCGGCCGCGCGGCGTGCACGTGTTTCGGGAGGGGAAGCGGATCGGCGGGGCCGAGTCGTAGGAGCTCCCGGACCCGGTTTGCCAACCGGGCGGTGGAGCCAGGCCCCGCTCCTTCCTTGACCTGGAACAGGTTTTCCCGCGGCGCTTTGCCGTAGAATCCCCCCCATGACGCGACGCACGGGCCTCCTCCACCGATCCCGCACCCTCCACCGCTGGCTGGGGCTCCTGGGCCTCCTGTACTTCGCGGGCATGGCGGGGTCGGGCATCCTCCTGAACCACCCGGACGTCCTCTCCGGGGTGGACCTGCCCCGGTCCTGGCTCCCGGGGGACTACGCCTTTCGGGACTGGAACCGAAACAGCCTGCGGGGGTCCGTCCCCGGGGACGGGGGGGCGCTCTACCTCTACGGCGAGGCCGGGGTGTGGCGGTGGGAGCCGGGGGCGACCGAGCCGGTCTTCGATGGAGAGGGGTTCGAGCGCTCGGTGTACTACCGGGACACCCGGGCGCTGCTGCGGGTGAACGGGGCCGAGCCCTACCTCCTGGCCGGCACGCGGGGGGGGCTCTGGGGCCGCCCCCTGGCCGGGGGGCCGTGGAGGCCCGTACCGCTGGGGGAGGGCCGGGAGACGGTGGTGGACCTCCTGGAGGCGGACGGGAGCCTGCTCGCCGTCACCCGGGACCGGGTGTACCGGGGCGGCACCGGGTGGCCCCCCGCCTTTGCCGACGCCACCCCGGCCCGGGCCGGGGAGCCGGACCGGCGCGTGCCCCTCTTCCGGCTCATTTTCGAGCTCCACAGCGGCGAGGTCTGGGGGCTGCCGGGTCGTCTCGCGGTGGACGCCCTGGGGGTGCTCGTGCTCTTCCTGTGCGTCTCGGGGGCCTGGTTCTGGTGGCGCAAGCGCCGGCGAACCCTTGCCCGGGGCAGGGGGGGGCGGTGGGCGCGAAACGCACTGGGCTGGCACCTGCGCCTGGGCCTTTGGGCGTCGCCCCTGCTGCTCTTCGTGACGGTGACCGGCTTTCTCCAGCGTCCCCCCTTCCTCCTCGCCGTCGCATTTGCCGGGTACCCGGAGCGCCTCCACCCCGCGCCGGCCCCTGCCAACCCCTGGCACGACCTGCTGCGCAAGGCGACCTACGACCCCCTTCGCAAGACGCTGCTCCTCGCTACGGCCGACGGCTTCTATGTTGGCCCGCTCGACGGGAGCCGGTCCTTTTCCCGGGTTGCCGGGGGCCCGCCCGTGAGCGTGATGGGCGCCACGGTGCTCCGGCGCGCCCCGGACGGCCTGGTGTGGGTGGGTTCCATGAGCGGGCTCTATGCGTGGGACCCGAGCTCGGGGTGGGTGACCGATGCCTTTACCGGCCGGCCGCCGAGGCCGGGCCAGGGGGGGCCGGTGGGGGACCGGCAGGTGGTGGGGTGGGTGCGGGCGGCCGATGGGCGCACCCTGGTGGCGGACTACGATCGGGGCCTTCTGGACGGGGAGGGCAGGCCCTACCCGCTCTCCATGCCCCCGGACCTCCGGGCCGCGGGCCGCATCTCCCTGTGGCACGCCCTCTTCGAGCTCCACAACGGCCGGCTCTTCGGGTTTCTCCTGGGGTGGTGGACGTGGCTCGTCGTGCCCCTCGGCGGGCTCGCGTTGGCGGTCCAGCTCGGCACGGGGGTGCTCGACCGCTGGCTCCCGCGGCTTTCGCAGGCCCTCGGCCGGCAGAAAGACGTTTGACAACCGCGTTTGTTTGTGCCTAAATACAACAAGCTTTCTCCCGGTCCCGCAGGAGGCTTCCGACATGCCCAAACCTCCAAAGGTTCCCGAGGCGACGATCAAGCGGCTCTCCATCTACATGCGGGTGCTCAAGGATCTGGAAAAGAAGGGGGTCGAGGTCATCTCCAGCGCGGAGCTGGCCGACATCTGCGGGGTCAATGCTGCGCAGATTCGAAAGGATCTCACCTACTTCGGGGAGTTCGGCATCCGGGGCGTGGGCTACTACGTCAAGGAGCTCCACTTCGACATCCGCAAGGTCCTGGGGCTCAACCAGCGCCGCAACGTGGCGCTGGTGGGGGTGGGCAATCTCGGGCGCGCCCTCCTGAGCTATCGCAACTTCTCGGAGCACGGCTACAACTTCGCGGCGGCCTTCGACGCGGACCCGGCCAAGGTGGGCACCGTGCTGCCCGGGGGCATCGTGGTCCACGCCATGGAGGACCTGCCCCGGGTCACCGCGGAGCGGGACATCGACGTGGCCATTCTCACCACGCCGGCCGATGCCGCCCAGTCCGCCGTGAACCGGATCGTGGCTGCGGGGATCAAGGGCATCCTGAACTTCGCTCCCACCCAGCTCCAGGTTCCGGAGGGCGTGAAGGTCAAGAAGGTGGATCTCACCACCGAGTTCGACAACCTGGTCTATCACCTCTACGCCCGGTCCCGCTGAGGAACCTCCATGCCCGAGTGGATCATCGAGAACCCCGAGGCCGTGGCGTCGGCGGAGATCGTGGTAGGCATCCCGTCCCGCAACGAGGCCGACGCCATCGCGTTCCCCACCGAGCAGGCCTCCCTGGGCCTCACCCAGTTCTTCAAGGGACGCAAGGCCGTCATCGTCAACTGCGACAACGCGAGCCGCGACGGCACAAAGGAAGCGTTCTTCGCCGCCCCGTGCGCCGTGCCGCGTCTGTACGTGTCGACGCCGCCGGGAGTGACGGGCAAGGGCAACAACTTCAAGAACCTCTTCCGGTTGGTGCACGATCTCGGTGCCCGCGCGGTGGTGGTGGTGGATGCCGACCTCCAGAGCATCACCCCCAAGTGGATCAAGCACCTGGGGGAGCCCCTCTTCGACGACTTCGGCTTCGTGGCGCCGCTGTACCTGCGCCACAAGTACGACGGCACCATTACCAACAACATCGCCTATCCCCTCACCCGGGGCCTCTACGGGCGGCGGGTGCGCCAGCCCATCGGGGGAGACTTCGGTTTTTCGGGGGAACTCGCGCGCACCTATCTGGAGCACGCGACCTGGAACGACGACGTGGCCCACTTCGGGATCGACGTCTGGATGAGCACCCTGGCCATGTACCACCGCCAGCCCATCACCCAGGCCTTTCTCGGCCGGCCCAAGGTCCACCGTCCCAAGGATCCCGCCGCGGACCTGGGTCCCATGTTCCGACAGGTGGTGGGCACCATGTTCCACCTGATGGAGGCCTTTGCCCCCTTCTGGGCGGAGGTCCGGTGGAGCCGGCCCACGGCCATCTTCGGGTTCGGCCTCGGGGAGACCGAGATGCCCCCCCCCGTGAGCGTGGACCTGGAGGCCCTCTACACGCGTCTCCACGAGGGCCGGGGCAGGTACGCCGCGGTGTGGGAAGAAGCCCTGTCTCCGGTCACCTCTGGCAAGCTCAAGGAGGTACTGGAGATGGACCTGGGGCACTTCGAGCTTCCCGTGGGGCTCTGGGCACAGGTTCTGTTCGACACGGCGGTGGCGTACCGGGACCGCATCCTGCCCAAGGACCAGTTGCTGGATGCCCTGTCTCCCCTCTACTTCGGGCGGACCTTGTCCTTCGTGCGGGCAACCGAGGGGATGGCCCCCGCCCAGGCGGAGGAGTACGTGGAGGAGCAGTGCCAGGCCTTCGAGGAGGCCAAGCCCTACCTCTTGGAGCGGTGGGGCCGCTAAGTCCCGGCGTCGTTTCCCCCTATCGGGCGAAAAGGAGGAGCTCGTGGCGCGCATCCTGATCGTGGACGACGAAGAGCACATCCGCACGCTCTATACCCTCGAGCTCGAGGACGACGGCCACGAGGTGCTTGCCCTGGGAACGGGCAAGGGACTCCCGGCCGAGATCGAGCGGTTCGGGCCCGACGTGGTCATCCTCGACATCAAGATGGTGGACGTGAGCGGGCTCGACGTGCTGCAAGAGGTGCGCACCCGTTTTTACGACCTGCCGGTGATCCTGTGCTCGGCGTACGGATCCTACAAGGGAGACCTGAAGAGCATCGCCGCCGACTACTACGTGGTGAAGTCCTCGGACCTGACCGAGCTCAAGAAGCGCATCGCCGCCGCCCTGGAGGCGCGCATCCCCCAAGAGCGGTAACCGCCCCCTCTCCCCTTTTCCCCCCGCCGCCAGGTGGGGCAAACTGCCCGCTTCCGGGTTCCGGCTCCCGCCGGCTCCCCTCTCCCACGGGCCGGAAGCAGGCAGGCACATGGTCAAGTACATCGCGGTCGCGGGCAACATGGGCAGCGGCAAGTCGACGCTGGTGGAGTTCCTGTGCCGGCGCTATCCCCACATTCGTCCCTTCTACGAGCGCAACGAGGAAAACCCCTACCTGGCGGACTTCTACGCCGACATGGGCCGGTGGGCCTTCCACTCCCAGATCTACTTTCTCACCCTGAAGTTTCGCACCCACCAGGAGCTCGACGCTTGCCCCCAGACGGTGATCCAGGACCGGACCATCTATGAGGACGCGGAGATCTTTGCCGAGAATCTGCACCGCAAGGGATACCTGGCGGGAAGGGACTACGAGGCCTACCGGCGCCTCTACGCCACGATTCTGCGCAGTGTCGGCCCCCCGGATCTGCTGATCTACCTCAAGTCGAGCCTGCGCACGATCCGAAAGCGCATCCGGCTGCGGGGACGGGCCTACGAGGGGGGCGTGGACGCGGGCTACCTTCGGGACCTCAACCGGCTCTACGAGCGCTGGCTCGGCCGGTACGACCTTTCCCCGGTGCTGGTGCTCGACGCCGACCGCCTTGACTTCCTCAACGACCTGGTGGACCGCATCGAGGTGCTGGAGACCATCGAGAAGTATGTGTGACGGCGGTGGGTTGGGGGTGGCTCGTGGCTCGTTGCCGGTTGCTCGTTGTCGGTTGTCCGTTGTCCGTTGGGGTAGGGGGCGCGACGGGTGACGGGTGACGCACCAGGCTCCGCCCGTTTCTCACTCATCGTTCATCATTTCGCCTTCCCCCCCTCTTCCGAGCCACTTTGCCTGCCAGGCGTCCAGGGCTTCCAGGGCGCGGCGGGCTTTTTCCTCCTTGATCTTCTTCTTGTCGCGGATCTTCACGCCCAGGGGGGGGAGGAGGCCGAAATTCATGTTCATGGGCTGGAAGGGGCGGGTCGGCGAGGCGACCACGTGCTCCACCAGCGCGCCCAGGGCGGTCTCGGGAGGCAGGGGATCGGGGGTCCGGCCCTCCAGGCGAAGCGCCAGATTGAGCCCGGCCCAGAGGCCGGAGCCGGCGCTCTCCACGTATCCCTCCACCCCGGTGAGCTGGCCGGCGAGCTGTACCCATGGGGTCTTGCGCAGGCGCAGATAGCGGTCCAGGAGTCTGGGCCCGTCCACGAAGGTGTTGCGGTGCAGGCTGCCGAGCCGGTGGAAGCGTGCGTTCGCCAGGCCCGGGATGAGGCCAAACACCCGCTCCTGCTCCGGATAGGCGAGCTTGGTCTGGAAGCCCACCAGGTTCCACCGCTGGCCCTCGGCGTCCTCCCGCCGCAGTTGCACCACGGCGTACGGGCGGCGGCCCGTGCGGGGATCGTCGAGGCCCACGGGCTTCATCGGGCCGAAGAGCAGGGTCTTGGGCCCCTTGGCCGCCAGGGTCTCCACGGGCTGGCACGCCTGGAAGACCCGTTCCTCTTCGAAGTCCCGGGTGGGCACCGTGCGGGCACAGGTCAGCGCCTCGTAGAACCGCTCGAACTCCTCTCGGGTAAAGGGGCAGTTGAGGTAGTCGTCTCCCCCTTTCCCGTAGCGCGAAGCGGCGAAGGCCACGCTTCGGTCTACGGAGTCGCCCTCCACGATGGGCGCCATGGCGTCGTAGAAGTACAGGGACTGGGCACCCGTGAGGGCACCGAGACTCGCGACCAGGGAGTCGGAGGTGAGGGGGCCGGTGGCCAGGATGATGTGGGTGCAGGCCTTGCCCCCCGTCCCCAGGGCGGTGACCTCCTCGCGCACGACTTCCACCAGGGGTTCGGCCTCGAGACGCGCGGTCGCCTCCCGGGCGAAGCCCTCCCGGTCGACGGCGAGGGCCTGGCCCGCCGGCACCCGGTGTGCCTGGGCGACCTCCAAGAGCAGGGAGCCCAGGCGGCGCATTTCCTCCTGCAAGAGGCCCGAGGCCTGGCCCAGCCCTTCGGCCTTGAGGGAGTTCGAGCATACCAGCTCGGCGAGCCAAGGCCCCCGGTGGGCCGGCGTCGTGCGAACCGGCCGCATCTCGAAGAGGCGCACGGGGATCCCGCGGCGCGCGAGCTGCCACGCCGCCTCGCACCCCGCCAGTCCCCCGCCGGCGATCCGGACTGGGTCGCGTCCTGGTTCCATCCGTCGTCTCTCCTGCCTTCGGCTTCCCGCAGCGCTCCGGGGGGGCCATGGTGCCAGAAGGGACAGCGAAAGGGTACCTCCCCCGCGATTCGGGGACGGCGGGCCGCCGGGAGTAACCGGCGGGGATTTGGACAGTACGCTGACCGGTTCGGAGCTCCGGCTCCGGGCAGCCCCGTTGACGAACCGCCCTCGACCCGCGATACTTGCGGCCACGATCGTACCCGCTGGGAAAGGAGTACCCCATGAGGCGCACCGGTCTCGCCCTCCTCGTTGCGGCTGCCTTTGCCCTGCCCGCATGGGCGGGGGCCCCCGTTCTTCCGGTATTTCAGGACGTGACCCGCGAAGCCGGCGTGGGCGATGCCGGAAACGGCAAGGGTGCGGCCTTCGCCGACTTCGACAACGACGGGCACTGGGATCTCTACGTGTCGAACAAGGGGGGGCCGAACAAGCTCTACCGCAACAACGGAGACGGGACCTTCACCGACGTCACCGCATCGGCGGGAGACAACCTGGGGGACGTCGGCTACGCCATGGGGTCGGTCTTCTTCGATTTCGACAACGACGGCTGGGTGGACCTCTACATCCCCAAGGGCGGCCGGTACGAGATCGAGGCCAACCGCCTCCTGCGAAACGTGGGCGGCAAGTTCGTGGACGTAACCGAACGGGCGGGGGTGGGCTCGAAGGAGTTCACCTACGCCGCTGCCGCGGCGGACTTCGACGGCGATGGGTTCCTGGACCTCTACCTGGCCAACTACGGGGTGGGCGCCAGGAACATCCTGTACCGCAACAACGGGGACGGCAGCTTCACCGACGTGACCGATCAGGCCGGGGTGGGGGACCGCTCCTGGTCCTGGATGGCCGTGTGGGCCGACGTGAACGGCGACGGGCGCCCCGACCTCTACGTGGTCAACGGCCGCTACCCGGCCGGCGAGCCCAACAAGCTCTACCTCAACAACGGCGACGGCACCTTCCGGGACGCGAGCGCCGAGGCCGGGGTGGACGACCCCCACTGGGGCCTCGGGGCCGCCTTTGCCGACGTCAACGGCGACGGGCACCTGGATCTGTTCGTGTCGAACTACGTGGGCCCGAACAAGCTCTACCTCAACAACGGCGACGGCACCTTCCGGGACGCGGGCGAGGCCTCGGGGCTCGAGAACCTCGGCTGGGGCAAGGGCCCCACCTTCGGCGACTTCGACCACGACGGCCGCGTCGACCTCTACGAGG
This genomic window from Thermodesulfobacteriota bacterium contains:
- a CDS encoding TOBE domain-containing protein; this translates as VFEAPGVRLSLGERKDLDAHLEQSVHLGIRPEALAPVSGEGEAEVEARLELVESLGSEAVLHLTVGSRPLIAKAPPSWSAEPGSRVRLSVRPRGVHVFREGKRIGGAES
- a CDS encoding CRTAC1 family protein, which encodes MRRTGLALLVAAAFALPAWAGAPVLPVFQDVTREAGVGDAGNGKGAAFADFDNDGHWDLYVSNKGGPNKLYRNNGDGTFTDVTASAGDNLGDVGYAMGSVFFDFDNDGWVDLYIPKGGRYEIEANRLLRNVGGKFVDVTERAGVGSKEFTYAAAAADFDGDGFLDLYLANYGVGARNILYRNNGDGSFTDVTDQAGVGDRSWSWMAVWADVNGDGRPDLYVVNGRYPAGEPNKLYLNNGDGTFRDASAEAGVDDPHWGLGAAFADVNGDGHLDLFVSNYVGPNKLYLNNGDGTFRDAGEASGLENLGWGKGPTFGDFDHDGRVDLYEGDCKVANQLYRNNGDGTFSDVSGQNPDVQCAAVRTKGTVFADVDGDGDLDLYVVNWGAENKLLRNRTNDGNWLKVRLTGTVSNRMAVGSRVWVRDGATLAGMAELHTASGFCAQTPQELHFGVDAAKTYTVEVRFPSGIRKVVEGVRPGQVLTVEEPGELASR
- a CDS encoding glycosyl transferase, with translation MPEWIIENPEAVASAEIVVGIPSRNEADAIAFPTEQASLGLTQFFKGRKAVIVNCDNASRDGTKEAFFAAPCAVPRLYVSTPPGVTGKGNNFKNLFRLVHDLGARAVVVVDADLQSITPKWIKHLGEPLFDDFGFVAPLYLRHKYDGTITNNIAYPLTRGLYGRRVRQPIGGDFGFSGELARTYLEHATWNDDVAHFGIDVWMSTLAMYHRQPITQAFLGRPKVHRPKDPAADLGPMFRQVVGTMFHLMEAFAPFWAEVRWSRPTAIFGFGLGETEMPPPVSVDLEALYTRLHEGRGRYAAVWEEALSPVTSGKLKEVLEMDLGHFELPVGLWAQVLFDTAVAYRDRILPKDQLLDALSPLYFGRTLSFVRATEGMAPAQAEEYVEEQCQAFEEAKPYLLERWGR
- the trmFO gene encoding methylenetetrahydrofolate--tRNA-(uracil(54)-C(5))-methyltransferase (FADH(2)-oxidizing) TrmFO, with protein sequence MEPGRDPVRIAGGGLAGCEAAWQLARRGIPVRLFEMRPVRTTPAHRGPWLAELVCSNSLKAEGLGQASGLLQEEMRRLGSLLLEVAQAHRVPAGQALAVDREGFAREATARLEAEPLVEVVREEVTALGTGGKACTHIILATGPLTSDSLVASLGALTGAQSLYFYDAMAPIVEGDSVDRSVAFAASRYGKGGDDYLNCPFTREEFERFYEALTCARTVPTRDFEEERVFQACQPVETLAAKGPKTLLFGPMKPVGLDDPRTGRRPYAVVQLRREDAEGQRWNLVGFQTKLAYPEQERVFGLIPGLANARFHRLGSLHRNTFVDGPRLLDRYLRLRKTPWVQLAGQLTGVEGYVESAGSGLWAGLNLALRLEGRTPDPLPPETALGALVEHVVASPTRPFQPMNMNFGLLPPLGVKIRDKKKIKEEKARRALEALDAWQAKWLGRGGEGEMMNDE
- a CDS encoding PepSY-associated TM helix domain-containing protein codes for the protein MTRRTGLLHRSRTLHRWLGLLGLLYFAGMAGSGILLNHPDVLSGVDLPRSWLPGDYAFRDWNRNSLRGSVPGDGGALYLYGEAGVWRWEPGATEPVFDGEGFERSVYYRDTRALLRVNGAEPYLLAGTRGGLWGRPLAGGPWRPVPLGEGRETVVDLLEADGSLLAVTRDRVYRGGTGWPPAFADATPARAGEPDRRVPLFRLIFELHSGEVWGLPGRLAVDALGVLVLFLCVSGAWFWWRKRRRTLARGRGGRWARNALGWHLRLGLWASPLLLFVTVTGFLQRPPFLLAVAFAGYPERLHPAPAPANPWHDLLRKATYDPLRKTLLLATADGFYVGPLDGSRSFSRVAGGPPVSVMGATVLRRAPDGLVWVGSMSGLYAWDPSSGWVTDAFTGRPPRPGQGGPVGDRQVVGWVRAADGRTLVADYDRGLLDGEGRPYPLSMPPDLRAAGRISLWHALFELHNGRLFGFLLGWWTWLVVPLGGLALAVQLGTGVLDRWLPRLSQALGRQKDV
- a CDS encoding response regulator; this translates as MARILIVDDEEHIRTLYTLELEDDGHEVLALGTGKGLPAEIERFGPDVVILDIKMVDVSGLDVLQEVRTRFYDLPVILCSAYGSYKGDLKSIAADYYVVKSSDLTELKKRIAAALEARIPQER
- a CDS encoding deoxynucleoside kinase, with amino-acid sequence MVKYIAVAGNMGSGKSTLVEFLCRRYPHIRPFYERNEENPYLADFYADMGRWAFHSQIYFLTLKFRTHQELDACPQTVIQDRTIYEDAEIFAENLHRKGYLAGRDYEAYRRLYATILRSVGPPDLLIYLKSSLRTIRKRIRLRGRAYEGGVDAGYLRDLNRLYERWLGRYDLSPVLVLDADRLDFLNDLVDRIEVLETIEKYV
- a CDS encoding redox-sensing transcriptional repressor Rex, which translates into the protein MPKPPKVPEATIKRLSIYMRVLKDLEKKGVEVISSAELADICGVNAAQIRKDLTYFGEFGIRGVGYYVKELHFDIRKVLGLNQRRNVALVGVGNLGRALLSYRNFSEHGYNFAAAFDADPAKVGTVLPGGIVVHAMEDLPRVTAERDIDVAILTTPADAAQSAVNRIVAAGIKGILNFAPTQLQVPEGVKVKKVDLTTEFDNLVYHLYARSR